A single genomic interval of Planifilum fimeticola harbors:
- a CDS encoding FecCD family ABC transporter permease encodes MSRYLPFRLKRVSLLVDKKAVALLGILLILIAGVAVLSLGTGDMAIPPVDVVKALFGAGEGMQELVVRSFRLPRILLAMMAGMALAVSGAVLQGIIRNPLASPDLMGITGGASFAVVSFYTAFSDRANALTVSVQWLPLAAFIGAFLVGVVVYALAWRGGVTPLRLVLIGIGLTHAMQALTTIMILFGPIYLATQVHIWTTGSVNGSNWNHVTTLLPWVLLMLAFIWIGARKLNIQELGEEIARGAGSRVQRDRLLLLAFSTALAGGAVAFAGGIGFVGLMAPHIGRRLVGPSYGALIPVSALIGGLLVMGADWIGRTAFSPLEVPAGVFTSAIGAPYFIYLLIRSRN; translated from the coding sequence ATGAGCCGGTATCTTCCCTTTCGCCTGAAACGGGTCTCCCTGCTGGTGGACAAAAAAGCGGTCGCCCTTTTGGGGATCCTTTTGATCCTGATCGCCGGTGTGGCGGTCCTCAGTCTCGGCACAGGGGATATGGCCATCCCTCCGGTGGATGTGGTCAAAGCCCTCTTCGGCGCGGGGGAGGGGATGCAGGAGTTGGTGGTCCGCTCCTTCCGGCTTCCCCGCATTCTCCTGGCCATGATGGCGGGGATGGCGCTGGCGGTGTCCGGCGCCGTGCTGCAGGGGATCATTCGCAATCCGCTGGCGTCGCCGGATCTGATGGGGATCACCGGCGGTGCTTCCTTTGCGGTGGTCAGTTTTTACACCGCCTTCAGCGACCGGGCGAATGCCCTGACTGTCAGCGTCCAATGGCTGCCCCTGGCGGCCTTTATCGGCGCCTTTCTCGTGGGGGTGGTCGTCTACGCGCTGGCCTGGAGAGGCGGGGTGACCCCCCTTCGGCTCGTGCTGATCGGCATCGGTTTGACCCACGCCATGCAAGCCCTGACGACCATCATGATCCTGTTCGGGCCGATCTATTTGGCCACACAGGTTCACATTTGGACGACCGGAAGTGTGAACGGTTCCAACTGGAACCACGTCACCACCCTTCTTCCCTGGGTGCTGTTGATGCTCGCCTTCATCTGGATCGGCGCGCGAAAGCTGAACATCCAGGAGTTGGGGGAAGAGATCGCGAGGGGGGCGGGAAGCAGGGTTCAGCGGGATCGGCTGCTCCTATTGGCCTTCAGCACGGCCCTCGCGGGAGGAGCGGTGGCCTTTGCCGGAGGAATCGGCTTTGTCGGATTGATGGCGCCGCATATCGGGAGAAGACTGGTCGGACCCTCTTACGGGGCGCTGATTCCGGTGTCCGCGCTGATCGGCGGCCTGTTGGTCATGGGAGCGGATTGGATCGGACGGACGGCGTTTTCTCCCCTGGAGGTACCCGCAGGTGTGTTTACCTCGGCGATCGGCGCACCTTATTTCATCTACCTGTTGATTCGGAGTCGAAATTGA
- a CDS encoding FecCD family ABC transporter permease, whose protein sequence is MMRTTHQKIAGIVLGIVLVILFACCSVVYGYTEVGWKTALQSLTDFNGSKEHIIVLENRIPRALIGAAVGVSLAIAGALLQGLTRNPLASPDIFGINAGAGFFIVLSATFFSVSSIHQFAWLAFFGAILSTVIVYLLGAAGQGGLTPVKLTLAGASLWLLFASLTQGMLALNEKALEEVLFWLAGSVEGRKLEVLLAVLPYLAVGWLGALLLSGQMNVLLMGEDVAVSLGQRTVVVKILAGVVIALLAGGSVAVAGPVGFIGVVIPHIARGLVGMDQRWVIPYSALLGAILLLLADIGARYVIMPNEVPVGVMTALIGTPFFIYIARRGLRRL, encoded by the coding sequence TTGATGAGAACCACGCACCAAAAAATTGCGGGCATTGTACTTGGAATCGTCCTGGTCATCCTGTTTGCGTGTTGCAGTGTGGTGTACGGGTACACCGAAGTGGGCTGGAAGACGGCGCTTCAGTCGCTGACCGATTTCAACGGTTCCAAGGAGCACATCATCGTGCTGGAAAACCGCATTCCGCGGGCGTTGATCGGGGCGGCGGTCGGCGTGAGCCTGGCGATCGCCGGTGCCCTGTTGCAGGGGTTGACGAGGAATCCGCTGGCTTCGCCGGACATTTTCGGCATCAACGCGGGCGCCGGCTTTTTCATCGTCTTGTCGGCCACCTTCTTTTCCGTTTCATCCATTCATCAATTTGCCTGGCTCGCCTTTTTCGGAGCGATTTTGTCCACGGTCATCGTCTATTTGCTGGGCGCCGCGGGGCAGGGCGGCTTGACGCCCGTGAAGCTGACGCTGGCGGGCGCGTCGCTGTGGCTCCTGTTCGCCTCCTTGACCCAGGGGATGCTCGCTCTGAACGAAAAGGCCCTGGAGGAGGTGCTGTTCTGGCTGGCGGGATCCGTGGAGGGCAGAAAGCTGGAGGTGCTCCTGGCGGTCTTGCCCTATCTGGCCGTCGGTTGGCTGGGGGCGCTCTTGCTGTCCGGGCAGATGAATGTGCTGTTGATGGGGGAAGATGTGGCCGTCAGCCTGGGTCAGCGGACCGTCGTCGTCAAAATTCTCGCCGGCGTTGTCATCGCGCTGCTCGCGGGCGGGTCCGTCGCCGTCGCCGGACCCGTGGGTTTTATCGGAGTGGTGATCCCCCACATCGCGAGGGGGTTGGTGGGGATGGATCAGCGCTGGGTGATTCCCTACAGCGCCCTGCTCGGAGCGATCTTGCTGCTTCTCGCCGATATCGGGGCACGGTACGTCATCATGCCCAATGAAGTTCCGGTGGGGGTCATGACCGCTTTGATCGGGACACCCTTCTTTATATACATCGCGCGAAGGGGGCTGAGACGGTTATGA